The Sphingomonas sp. HF-S4 sequence AACGATCTGATCGGCCATCCCGCCGGCGTCGCGCGATGGAGCACGGCCCTGGCGGAACTGGCAAATTCTTTGCGCAATAGTCTTGCGTCAAATGGGTCGTCCGCGACATAGGCTTGCGCATCATGACCCAACGATTCGACAAGTCCAAGCTCCCCAGCCGTCACGTCTCGGTCGGCGTGGAGAGCGCGCCGCACCGCAGCTATTATTATGCCATGGGCCTCACCGAGGAGGAGATCGCCCGGCCGTTCGTCGGCGTCGTCTCCGCGGGCAACGATAGCGCGCCGTGCAACACCACGCTCGACCAGCAGGCCGACTGGTGTCGCGCCGGCGTGCACGAGGCGGGCGGACTGCCGCGGCGCTTCAACACGATCACCGTCACTGATGGCATCGCCATGGGCCACCAGGGGATGAAGTCCTCGCTCGCCAGCCGCGAAGTCATCGCTGATTCGGTCGAGCTCAGCGTCCGTGGTCATTGCTACGACGCCCTGGTCACCTTCGCGGGCTGCGACAAGTCGTTGCCGGGCATGATGATGGCGATGCTGCGCCTCAACGTGCCGTCGATCTTCGTCTATGGCGGTTCGATCCTCCCTGGCCGCTGGCATGACCGCGACCTCACCGTGATCGACGTGTTCGAGGCGGTCGGTCGTTTCTCCGCCGGCAAATGCCCGCTTTCCGAGGTGACCGAGATCGAGAAGGCGGCGTGCCCGGGCCATGGCGCGTGCGGCGGGCAATATACGGCGAACACGATGGCCTGTGTTGGCGAGGCGATCGGTTTGTCGTTGCCTAATAGCAACATGGCTCCAGCACCTTACAAATCGCGTGAAGAGATTGCGGTGGCTGCCGGCCGTCAGGTGATGGAGCTGGTCGCGCGCAACCTTCGTCCCCGCGACATCTGCACGCGCGAGGCGTTCGTGAACGCCGCGCGGATCGTCGCCGCGACCGGCGGCTCGACCAACGGCGCGCTCCATCTGCCGGCAATGGCCAACGAGTGCGGGATCGATTTCGACCTGTTCGACGTCGCTGAGATCTTCAAGACCACGCCCTATATCGCCGACCTGAAACCCGGCGGGCGCTATGTCGCGCGCGACATGCACGACGCCGGCGGCATCTACATGCTGATGAAGACGCTTGCGACCGAAGGCCTGCTCCACCTCGATTGCATGACCGTCACCGGCAAGACGCTGGGCGAGAATATCGACCAGGTGACGTGGAACCCCGACCAGAAGGTAATCTATGACGCCAAGACGCCGATCACGCCCACCGGCGGCGTGGTTGGTCTGCGCGGCTCGCTCGCGCCCGAGGGGGCGATCGTCAAGGTCGCAGGCATGCACCGCCTCCAGTTCACCGGCACTGCGCAGGTGTTCGAGCGCGAGGAGGACGCCTTCGCCGCGGTCGAGGCCAATGCGATCCAGGAAGGCACCGTCGTCGTCATCCGCTACGAGGGCCCCAAGGGCGGCCCTGGGATGCGCGAGATGCTCTCGACCACCGCGGCGCTCTATGGCCAGGGGCTGGGCGAGAAGGTCGCGCTGATCACCGACGGACGCTTCTCGGGTGGCACGCGCGGCTTCTGCATCGGCCATGTCGGCCCCGAAGCGGCCGATGGTGGCCCGATTGCGCTGGTCGAGGATGGTGACGTCATTCGCATCAATGCCGAAGCCGGGACGATCGACCTCGACGTTCCCGAGGAGGTGCTCGCCGAGCGTCGTGCCAAGTGGCAGCCACGGGTCAACGATTACCAGTCCGGCGCGCTCTGGCGCTATTCCCAGAATGTCGGCCCTGCTTATAAGGGTGCGGTTACGCACCCGGGAGCCAGCGCCGAACGCCATGTCTACGCGGATATTTGAGGCGGGTTCCAAAAATCCGTTCGGGCTGAGCTTGTCGAAGCCCCGTCCTTTCTCGAAGCCAAGAAGAACGGCCCTTCGACAAGCTCAGGGCGAACGGTGGTTGTTGCTGTCATTGCTTCTCGCAGGGTGCGGGGGGCAGTCGACGGAGGACGTTGTTCCCAATGCCTTCGAGCCATCGAATGAAGTCGTGGCGGCAACCCCGGAAGTTCCCAAAATCCCCTGCGCCGCCCCAGGCACGGTCGATCTCGCCCCGCTCTGCACCCTCGACCGCGAGGAGACCCCTAATGGCGTCATCCTGACGCTCCGCCACCCCGACGGCGCCTTCCACCGCCTCCAGGTCACCCAGGACGGCCGCGGCGTGATCGCCGCCGACGGTGCCGAGCCTGCCAAGGTCACCCCGATCGGCCCCGACAGCATCGAGGTGGCGCTGGGCGGCGCGCGCTACCGGCTTCCCGCGACCGTGCGGCAATGATCCCGTCGGGCGCACCGATCGCCACCGCCGCACAGATGCGCGCGGCCGAGGAGGCCGTGTTCGCCAGCGGCGTCTCGCAGGACGAACTGATGGAACGCGCCGGGGCCGCCGTCGCCCGCGAAGTCGCGCGCTTCGCTGTGGGGCGTCCGATCCTGATCCTCGCAGGACCCGGCAACAATGGCGGCGACGCCTATGTCGCCGCGCGGCTCCTCCATGCCGAGGGCCATGACGTCATCCTCGTCGCCACCGGCGCGCCTGCACCCGGCGCCGCCGAGCGGATGCAGGCGCTGTGGCAGGGGCCGACCAGTTCGCTATATGCCGCGCGCCCGCGCCCGGTGCTGGTCGATGGGCTGTTCGGCACCGGCATGACGCGTCCGCTCGATCGTGGGCTTGCCGCGGTGTTCGCCGATCTGGTCAAGCAGGCCGAGTTCGTGCTGTCGATCGACCTGCCCTCGGGGATCGACACCGACAGCGGCGCCGATCTCGGTGCACCGCGCGGGATCGACGTCACCTTGGCGCTCGGCGCGCTCAAGCCCGGACACCTGCTCGATTGCGGACTGGAGCGCTGCGGCAGGGTGCTGCTCGCCGATATCGGCATTCCGGTCGAGACCGGCCGGCGCAGCGTCGCGCGGCCGCAGATCGAGACGCCTGGGGTGCACAGCCACAAATACAGCCGCGGGCTCGTCGCGGTGATCGAGGGCGCAATGCCCGGCGCCGCGCGCCTCGCCGCGCAGGCAGCGATGGCGGGCGGGGCGGGCTATGTCGTGCTCGCCGGTGACAGGCCGTGGAGCGGCGGCCCCGACGCGCTCGTCCGCCGCGAGGTGCGCAGCGCCGAGGATCTGACCGAATTCCTCGGCTGGGACCGGATCGACGCCGTGGTGCTCGGCCCTGGGCTCGGACGTGATCGCCGCGCCGAGGCCTATCTGCGTGCGGCCTTCGCCGTGCCCAAGCCGCTGGTGCTCGATGGCGACGCGCTGACCTTGCTCGGCGGCGATGCGGCGGCCTGGCTCGAGACGCGTGCCGCGCCGACCTGGCTCACGCCGCATTCGGGCGAGTTCGACCGGATGTTCGCAGGGCAGGGCAGCAAGATCGAGACAACCCTCGCCGCCGCCGCGGCGACGCGGGCGACGATCGTCCACAAGGGCGCCGATACGGTGATTGCCTCGCCCAAAGGCGCGGTGCGCGTGCTCGCGGGCGCGTCGCCGTGGCTATCGACCGCTGGCACCGGCGACGTGCTCGCCGGGCTGCTCGCCGCGCAGGTCGTCCAGGAAGGCAAGGGCGTCGCCCCTGCCGAGGCCGCCGTCTGGCTCCATGCGCGCGCGGCGCAGCTTGCAGGACCGGCGCTGATCGCCGATGCGCTGCTGATGCACATCCCCCAGGCGGTCTCCGAATGTCTGTGAACGACGATCTCGTCCTCCGCGTCGCGGCGCGCGGCGATGGCGTTACCGGTGATGGGCGTCATGTCGCCTTCGCTGCGCCGGGCGACCGGCTGGCGCAGGACGGCAGCGTCATTCCCGGCCAGCACCACCAGGTACCGCCGTGCAGGCACTTCCCCGAATGCGGCGGCTGCCAGCTCCAGCATCTCGACGACGCGAGCTGGTCGCAGTTCATCGTCGATCGCGTGGTGGGGGCGCTGGCCGCGCAGGGGCTGGAGACCCATGTCCGCGCGCCCTTGCTCTCGCCGCCACGCACGCGCCGCCGCGCCACGCTCCATGCCGAGCGCCGCGGCCGCCAGGTCCGGCTCGGCTTCACGCGGCAGGGCAGCCACGAGCTGATCGATATCGAGGAATGCCACGTCCTCGCCCCCGAGCTGTTCGCGCTGGTCAGCCCCCTGCGCGGGGTGCTCGCCGCCTTGATCCCGGGCAACCGCCGGATCAACGTCCATTTGGCCCGGACCGACCAAGGCCCCGATGTGTTGATCGACGG is a genomic window containing:
- the ilvD gene encoding dihydroxy-acid dehydratase yields the protein MTQRFDKSKLPSRHVSVGVESAPHRSYYYAMGLTEEEIARPFVGVVSAGNDSAPCNTTLDQQADWCRAGVHEAGGLPRRFNTITVTDGIAMGHQGMKSSLASREVIADSVELSVRGHCYDALVTFAGCDKSLPGMMMAMLRLNVPSIFVYGGSILPGRWHDRDLTVIDVFEAVGRFSAGKCPLSEVTEIEKAACPGHGACGGQYTANTMACVGEAIGLSLPNSNMAPAPYKSREEIAVAAGRQVMELVARNLRPRDICTREAFVNAARIVAATGGSTNGALHLPAMANECGIDFDLFDVAEIFKTTPYIADLKPGGRYVARDMHDAGGIYMLMKTLATEGLLHLDCMTVTGKTLGENIDQVTWNPDQKVIYDAKTPITPTGGVVGLRGSLAPEGAIVKVAGMHRLQFTGTAQVFEREEDAFAAVEANAIQEGTVVVIRYEGPKGGPGMREMLSTTAALYGQGLGEKVALITDGRFSGGTRGFCIGHVGPEAADGGPIALVEDGDVIRINAEAGTIDLDVPEEVLAERRAKWQPRVNDYQSGALWRYSQNVGPAYKGAVTHPGASAERHVYADI
- a CDS encoding NAD(P)H-hydrate dehydratase, encoding MIPSGAPIATAAQMRAAEEAVFASGVSQDELMERAGAAVAREVARFAVGRPILILAGPGNNGGDAYVAARLLHAEGHDVILVATGAPAPGAAERMQALWQGPTSSLYAARPRPVLVDGLFGTGMTRPLDRGLAAVFADLVKQAEFVLSIDLPSGIDTDSGADLGAPRGIDVTLALGALKPGHLLDCGLERCGRVLLADIGIPVETGRRSVARPQIETPGVHSHKYSRGLVAVIEGAMPGAARLAAQAAMAGGAGYVVLAGDRPWSGGPDALVRREVRSAEDLTEFLGWDRIDAVVLGPGLGRDRRAEAYLRAAFAVPKPLVLDGDALTLLGGDAAAWLETRAAPTWLTPHSGEFDRMFAGQGSKIETTLAAAAATRATIVHKGADTVIASPKGAVRVLAGASPWLSTAGTGDVLAGLLAAQVVQEGKGVAPAEAAVWLHARAAQLAGPALIADALLMHIPQAVSECL